Proteins from a genomic interval of Yarrowia lipolytica chromosome 1E, complete sequence:
- a CDS encoding uncharacterized protein (Compare to YALI0E02343g, gnl|GLV|YALI0E02343g [Yarrowia lipolytica] similar to uniprot|Q7RYX8 Neurospora crassa hypothetical protein), whose product MCKHITNAQVSIRTQCCRKWYDCPQCHEEAEDHPLRKTTEMTFACKKCRKAFRKDLTDFDEADSFCPYCDNNFMIPAETPETKQLDAIAEGTHEIRLPGSGDKILDSRMMRKEDIPQDLWDELDNI is encoded by the exons ATGTGCAAGCATATTACTAACGCCCAAGTCTCAATCCGAACACAATGCTGTCGAAAGTGGTATGACTGTCCACAGT GCCACGAGGAAGCCGAAGACCACCCACTTCGAAAGACGACAGAAATGACCTTTGCATGCAAAAAGTGTCGAAAGGCGTTCCGAAAAGATCTCACGGACTTTGACGAAGCAGACAGCTTTTGTCCTTACTGCGACAACAACTTCATGATCCCAGCAGAAACTCCAGAGaccaagcagctggacgCGATAGCCGAGGGCACACACGAGATCCGACTTCCCGGCAGCGGAGACAAGATTCTCGATTCTCGTATGATGAGAAAGGAAGACATTCCTCAAGATCTGTGGGATGAGCTGGATAACATCTAA
- a CDS encoding uncharacterized protein (Compare to YALI0E02354g, similar to uniprot|P52920 Saccharomyces cerevisiae YGL091c NBP35 nucleotide-binding protein): MPSLVDPVANKTDEGNNRTDLKAPEPEHCPGTESEEAGKADACQGCPNQDICASAPKGPDPDLPLIKDRMKGVKHKILVLSGKGGVGKSTFSSLLGWGFASDLDREVGLMDIDICGPSLPKMMGSEGEQIHTSLSGWSPIYVSDNLGMMSVGFMLPNQDDAIIWRGAKKNGLIKQFLKDVDWGNLDYLVVDTPPGTSDEHLSVTQYLKESGVDGAVVITTPQEVALLDVRKELDFCRKSGIKIIGLVENMSGFVCPNCKGESFIFAPTTGGGKALAEEFNIPFLGSVPLDPRIGKSCDHGESFVEEYPDSPATTAILDVIRQIREAVGDPQEDEDDDMDE, encoded by the coding sequence ATGCCGTCGCTAGTTGATCCCGTGGCAAACAAAACCGACGAGGGAAATAACCGGACGGATCTGAAGGCCCCCGAGCCTGAGCACTGTCCAGGAACAGAGTCAGAGGAAGCTGGAAAGGCTGACGCTTGTCAAGGATGCCCTAACCAAGACATCTGTGCATCAGCACCCAAGGGACCCGATCCTGATCTTCCGCTCATCAAGGACCGAATGAAGGGAGTGAAGCACAAGATTCTGGTGCTTTCAGGAAAGGGTGGAGTTGGAAAGAGCACATTCTCTTCGCTCCTTGGCTGGGGCTTTGCCTCGGATCTGGACAGAGAAGTGGGACTCATGGACATTGATATTTGCGGACCCTCGCTACCCAAAATGATGGGAAGTGAAGGCGAACAAATTCACACCTCACTTTCAGGGTGGTCACCCATCTATGTGTCAGATAACCTGGGCATGATGAGTGTGGGCTTCATGCTGCCCAACCAGGACGACGCTATCATCTGGAGAGGCGCCAAGAAAAATGGACTTATTAAACAATTTCTGAAGGACGTTGACTGGGGTAATTTGGACTATCTCGTTGTGGATACGCCCCCTGGTACTTCTGATGAACATCTTTCAGTCACTCAGTACCTGAAAGAGTCTGGCGTTGATGGTGCAGTCGTAATCACCACGCCCCAGGAGGTTGCATTGTTGGATGTTCGAAAGGAGCTTGACTTCTGCCGAAAGTCAGGTATCAAGATCATCGGACTGGTCGAGAACATGTCCGGATTCGTGTGTCCCAACTGTAAGGGTGAGAGTTTCATTTTCGCCCCTACtacaggaggaggaaaggCGCTGGCGGAGGAATTCAACATACCGTTTCTTGGTAGTGTCCCTCTCGATCCTCGAATCGGAAAATCATGTGATCATGGAGAAAGTTTTGTGGAGGAGTACCCCGACTCTCCTGCGACCACCGCCATTCTGGACGTCATCAGGCAGATTAGAGAGGCTGTGGGAGACCCTCaagaggacgaggacgatgaCATGGATGAGTAA
- a CDS encoding uncharacterized protein (Compare to YALI0E02376g, some similarities with uniprot|Q7SAG2 Neurospora crassa NCU06988.1) codes for MSHEILLVLAGNISPLVTSSVLDGLENSWHRTLHTAERQLLNQFAECGRLFSSIDERVKSTMYATSALSRREAGISVAFTPCCQAVVEVLERRVVRKYLMELADLEKRLLGGDVTYTSTGGAAETIPLSQIQLKITSPWTRRLEYTHELLDFFYFSDLSEEDRRAVDPNDLSTFPFVSGSTIYSRLQSDVQVGYPDLQNLVQECIIALEKCWLRQFSRWLLYGKLPSSFSAAHDFMVLPVADLDRDEVTAEYEIVKGSFLHPISEQSTNDALSVGMLIAQASNNNDTEMLKSVGKLAKSICGYSEKTMAFPMKTLAIEELIRYTKKQVYSNLLDSILPTAEVQKLLTLFRGIYLLGDGEFSMVFLDALEQKKNGSIAFSAALNYLIDEKHNEFLASVPKYLSYKKSTSYTSSFSDFVTGYHYKLRYRLRWPVTIIVSPSVMPSLSAIFDMLLAIRKTILQLNDLWRQRRVYYSRSRSSDFILWESLAFVYYFLESYWAHVQADLIDLRFEKLVIVAQVNDNHDSDILAKISAELESFAYGLYDLLNLNNREIVNTFKQFLIACTQIYAEVSRTFKDQEDINIDTDKLSNVKVLALRLLAMFSDVQQERLARGDAAAGVDELLVKFSDYR; via the coding sequence ATGTCCCATGAGATATTGCTTGTTTTAGCAGGCAACATTTCTCCACTGGTGACATCATCTGTGCTCGACGGACTGGAAAATTCGTGGCACAGGACCCTCCATACAGCTGAACGTCAACTACTCAACCAGTTTGCAGAATGTGGGAGACTATTTTCCTCCATTGACGAGCGGGTCAAGTCAACAATGTATGCAACTTCGGCATTATCAAGAAGAGAAGCTGGTATTTCGGTGGCGTTCACGCCGTGTTGCCAGGCGGTTGTTGAGGTTCTGGAACGAAGAGTGGTGAGAAAATACCTGATGGAACTAGCTGATCTGGAAAAGAGACTCCTAGGAGGAGACGTTACCTACACAAGTACTGGAGGGGCAGCGGAAACGATTCCTTTGTCTCAGATTCAGCTCAAAATCACATCACCATGGACCAGACGATTGGAATATACTCACGAGCTGCTCGACTTCTTCTACTTCTCGGACCTTTCTGAAGAAGACCGCAGAGCAGTCGACCCCAATGACCTGTCTACTTTTCCGTTCGTTTCAGGATCAACAATTTACAGCAGACTTCAATCAGACGTTCAGGTGGGCTACCCGGACTTGCAAAACTTGGTCCAGGAGTGCATCATCGCACTGGAGAAATGCTGGTTAAGACAATTTAGCAGATGGCTCCTTTACGGAAAGctgccttcttctttttccgCTGCTCATGACTTCATGGTGCTCCCTGTTGCCGATCTGGACAGGGATGAAGTGACAGCTGAGTACGAGATTGTCAAGGGAAGCTTTTTACATCCTATCTCTGAACAGTCTACTAATGATGCCTTGTCGGTGGGGATGCTGATTGCCCAGGCAAGCAATAACAACGATACTGAGATGCTGAAATCCGTCGGTAAACTAGCTAAAAGCATCTGTGGGTACTCTGAGAAGACAATGGCCTTTCCCATGAAGACGCTCGCCATTGAGGAGTTGATCAGATACACAAAGAAACAAGTCTACTCTAACCTTCTTGATTCTATCCTGCCTACTGCCGAGGTCCAAAAACTACTCACTCTGTTTAGAGGCATTTATCTTCTGGGTGACGGCGAATTCAGTATGGTCTTTTTGGATGCACTGgaacagaagaagaacggAAGCATAGCGTTCTCTGCAGCGTTAAACTATCTTATTGATGAGAAACACAACGAGTTCTTGGCTTCAGTCCCAAAGTATCTGTCTTACAAGAAGTCCACTTCATATACGTCTTCATTCTCAGACTTTGTGACAGGATATCATTACAAGCTGAGATACAGACTTAGATGGCCTGTTACAATCATTGTGTCCCCATCTGTCATGCCTTCGCTGAGTGCAATCTTTGACATGCTTCTGGCGATCCGGAAGACCATCTTACAACTCAACGATTTATGGAGACAACGAAGGGTGTACTATTCGAGGTCGAGATCGTCTGATTTCATTCTCTGGGAGTCCCTCGCCTTTGTCTACTACTTTCTGGAGTCATACTGGGCACATGTCCAAGCTGACCTCATTGACTTGCGTTTCGAAAAGCTTGTGATTGTGGCACAGGTTAATGATAATCATGACTCTGACATTCTCGCCAAAATCTCAGCGGAACTGGAGTCCTTTGCATACGGACTATACGaccttctcaatctcaacAACAGAGAAATTGTAAATACCTTTAAACAGTTCCTCATTGCCTGCACTCAGATCTACGCCGAAGTGTCTCGGACCTTCAAGGATCAGGAGGATATTAATATCGACACAGACAAGCTTAGCAATGTCAAGGTGCTAGCACTACGGCTCTTGGCGATGTTCTCCGATGTCCAACAAGAGCGTCTCGCTAGAGgtgatgctgctgcaggtGTGGATGAACTTCTGGTCAAGTTTTCTGACTATAGATGA
- a CDS encoding uncharacterized protein (Compare to YALI0E02398g, similar to uniprot|CAD70763 Neurospora crassa 80A10. 060 Related to 5-oxoprolinase) — protein sequence MGGIRIAIDRGGTFTDVYAHCPDQEIVLKLLSVDPANYEDAPTEGIRRILEKAIGKKIPKGEPIDLSEVESVRMGTTVATNALLERKGDRVAFLVTKGFGDILTIGQQARPNIFDLSVKKLKKLYEVVYEVDERVVPDAAGEVTGDTGEKYHVFQTPDKAVVVAELEKIKASGIDSLAIAFMHGYSFTEHEEMVAKWARDIGFEVSVSHELQPQIKLVSRANSATASAYLSPTTRRYITQFGKGFKGGLDEVGRKLLFMQSDGGLTHWNQFSGLKAILSGPAGGVVGFSRTAYDDSQKPNPKPVLGFDMGGTSTDVSRYAGTLPHIFETTTAQVTIQSPQLDISTVAAGGGSILFWRNGLFAVGPESASAHPGPACYRKGGPLTVTDANLFLGRLVVSQFPNIFGPNENEPLDSEIVKKKFQELTDEINKDQGSDLTPHNVALGFLQVANETMCRPIRSLTEGKGYITSGHDLCSFGGAGGQHACDVAQSLGISRVVIPKYSSILSAYGMALADVVVDTQQPADAILGDTALGELKERLSVLAKEATATLMSQGFTEGDVECEKYLNLRYRGSESLMMVAQQGEGDYTSFAKQFTELHKQEFGFTLDRDILVADVRVRAVGKTGYNPEHPIQELTKAKSNGVTTPKATNTQKVYFDESWHDCCVFKIADLQTGDQVAGPALIIDATQTLVVASNGKATVLDNHVIIELDETVKEIDSGDHIDLVELSIFSHRFMSIAEQMGQTLQKTAISTNIKERLDFSCALFDQDGDLVANAPHIPVHLGSMSSAVRYQVEHWKGDLHEGDVLVCNHPAYGGSHLPDITVVTPVFDETGKVAFFCASRGHHSDIGGISAGSMPPFSKELWEEGATIQAFKVVSKGKYDEAGMVRLLFDEPSKYPGCEGSRSLQDSLSDLQAQIAANNKGIRLIEALIEDFGLNVVQKYMKAIQQNAEEAVRKLLIGAREKRETTVFTARDQLDEGTPIVLTITIADDGSARFDFSGTGPQVYGNLNAPKSVTYSAILYVLRSLIDADIPLNGGCLKPIEIFIPNNTVLAPSADAATVGGNVETSQRVTDVVLKAFEAMGASQGTCNNLTFGISPQMLKDKECTATETFGYYETIAGGAGAGPTWNGQSGVQVHMTNTRSTDPEIFEKRYPAILREFSVRRGSGGAGEFTGGNGVVRDIQFTQPVQCSILSERRSSAPYGMKGGESGKPGMNLWVRKNGTTATLGGKNTVRMSPGERIIIQTPGGGGYGHVKEDKSSKAEEAQKSETHSFIPRASGSIHERAAAQGAL from the exons ATGGGTGGCATCAGAATTGCAATCG ATCGAGGTGGAACATTCACGGACGTCTATGCCCACTGTCCAGACCAAGAGATTGTACTCAAACTGCTCTCTGTCGACCCGGCCAACTACGAAGATGCTCCCACTGAGGGAATTCGACGAATTCTCGAGAAGGCCATCGGAAAGAAGATCCCCAAGGGCGAGCCTATTGATTTGAGTGAGGTTGAGAGTGTGAGAATGGGAACCACTGTGGCAACGAATGCTCTGCTGGAACGAAAGGGTGACAGAGTGGCGTTTCTCGTGACAAAGGGGTTTGGGGATATTCTCACCATTGGCCAACAGGCTCGACCCAACATCTTCGATCTGTctgtcaagaagctcaaaaAGTTATACGAGGTTGTGTACGAAGTGGACGAGAGAGTCGTGCCGGACGCTGCAGGTGAGGTAACTGGAGATACCGGAGAGAAGTACCACGTCTTCCAGACTCCCGACAAGGCTGTTGTGGTTGCagagctcgagaagatcaaggctTCAGGAATCGATTCGCTTGCTATCGCCTTCATGCATGGTTACTCCTTCACAGAGCATGAGGAGATGGTTGCCAAGTGGGCTCGTGATATCGGATTCGAGGTGTCAGTGTCGCATGAGCTGCAGCCCCAGATCAAGCTGGTTTCGCGTGCTAACTCTGCTACAGCCTCTGCCTACCTGTCTCCGACCACAAGACGATACATCACTCAATTCGGCAAGGGTTTCAAGGGAGGTCTCGATGAGGTTGGACGAAAACTTCTGTTCATGCAGAGTGACGGTGGTTTGACCCACTGGAACCAATTCTCCGGCTTGAAAGCCATTCTGTCAGGTCctgctggtggtgttgttggcTTCAGTCGAACTGCATATGACGATTCTCAGAAGCCCAACCCCAAACCTGTTCTCGGCTTTGATATGGGCGGTACTTCTACTGATGTTTCTAGATATGCCGGAACTCTTCCTCACATTTTTGAAACCACTACCGCCCAGGTTACCATCCAGTCTCCTCAGCTGGATATATCTACAGTGGCAGCTGGTGGCGGATCTATTCTCTTCTGGCGAAACGGACTCTTCGCAGTGGGACCGGAGAGTGCTTCAGCACATCCAGGACCCGCTTGTTACCGAAAGGGAGGTCCTCTGACAGTCACAGATGCCAACCTGTTCCTCGGTCGACTAGTTGTTTCTCAGTTCCCCAACATTTTTGGACCTAATGAGAACGAGCCTTTGGACTCAGAGATTGTTAAGAAAAAATTCCAAGAGCTCACAGACGAGATCAACAAGGATCAGGGTTCCGATCTGACTCCTCATAATGTCGCTCTCGGATTCCTGCAGGTAGCCAATGAGACCATGTGCAGACCTATCCGATCTCTCACTGAGGGTAAGGGTTATATCACTTCTGGTCATGATCTATGCTCTTTTGGAGGGGCTGGAGGGCAGCATGCTTGTGACGTTGCACAGTCTCTTGGAATCTCGCGAGTCGTGATTCCCAAGTACTCTTCAATTCTTTCTGCTTACGGAATGGCTCTTGCGGATGTTGTTGTGGATACACAGCAACCCGCTGATGCTATTCTGGGCGACACAGCTCTCGGTGAATTGAAGGAGAGACTTAGTGTTCTTGCTAAGGAAGCTACTGCCACACTTATGAGCCAGGGATTCACAGAGGGCGATGTGGAGTGCGAGAAATACCTCAATTTGCGATACAGAGGAAGCGAGTCTCTTATGATGGTTGCCCAGCAGGGTGAGGGGGATTATACCTCTTTCGCGAAGCAGTTTACTGAGCTCCACAAGCAGGAGTTTGGTTTCACACTTGACCGCGATATTCTTGTGGCCGATGTGCGAGTCCGAGCAGTTGGAAAGACCGGTTACAATCCTGAGCACCCCATCCAGGAGCTTACCAAGGCCAAGAGCAACGGTGTGACTACCCCCAAGGCCACTAATACCCAGAAGGTGTACTTTGACGAATCGTGGCACGACTGCTGTGTGTTCAAGATTGCTGATCTTCAGACTGGCGACCAGGTTGCAGGCCCTGCTCTCATCATTGACGCGACCCAGACTCTGGTGGTCGCCTCCAATGGCAAAGCCACTGTCTTGGACAACCATGTGATAATTGAGCTGGATGAAAccgtcaaggagattgattCTGGAGACCATATCGATCTTGTGGAAttgtccatcttctcccaTCGATTCATGTCCATTGCTGAGCAGATGGGCCAGACGCTGCAGAAGACTGCCATATCTACAAACATCAAGGAGCGGCTGGATTTCTCGTGTGCCCTGTTCGACCAGGATGGTGATCTTGTTGCCAACGCTCCTCATATCCCTGTCCACCTGGGATCAATGAGCTCGGCCGTGCGATACCAGGTTGAGCACTGGAAGGGTGATCTCCACGAAGGAGATGTTCTGGTTTGCAATCACCCTGCTTACGGAGGGTCTCATCTTCCAGACATCACAGTTGTGACTCCCGTGTTTGATGAGACGGGCAAGGTTGCTTTCTTCTGCGCTTCCCGTGGCCACCATTCCGACATCGGAGGTATCTCTGCTGGCTCTATGCCTCCATTCTCCAAGGAGTTGTGGGAAGAGGGAGCCACTATCCAGGCTTTCAAGGTCGTCTCCAAGGGCAAATATGACGAAGCCGGAATGGTTCGTCTGCTATTTGACGAGCCTTCCAAGTATCCGGGTTGTGAGGGATCTCGGTCTCTTCAGGACTCTCTTAGTGATCTACAGGCTCAAATCgctgccaacaacaagggTATTCGTCTGATTGAGGCTCTGATTGAGGACTTCGGTCTCAACGTCGTCCAGAAGTACATGAAGGCCATTCAGCAGAATGCCGAAGAGGCTGTTCGAAAGCTTCTTATCGGAGCTCgagagaagagggagaCCACCGTGTTCACCGCACGTGACCAGCTTGACGAGGGAACTCCCATTGTTCTCACCATCACGATCGCGGACGATGGATCTGCCAGATTCGACTTCTCTGGGACTGGTCCTCAGGTGTACGGCAACCTGAATGCACCCAAGAGTGTCACATACAGTGCCATTCTGTACGTTCTGCGATCTCTCATTGATGCTGACATTCCCCTCAATGGTGGTTGTCTTAAACCCATTGAAATTTTTATCCCCAACAACACAGTGCTGGCTCCTTCCGCTGATGCTGCCACTGTTGGAGGTAATGTCGAGACTTCTCAGCGAGTTACCGACGTTGTTCTGAAGGCATTCGAGGCCATGGGCGCTTCCCAGGGTACCTGTAACAACTTAACCTTTGGTATTTCCCCTCAGATGCTGAAGGACAAGGAATGTACTGCCACCGAGACCTTTGGTTACTACGAGACcattgctggaggagcgggTGCTGGTCCCACTTGGAATGGTCAGAGTGGTGTTCAGGTGCACATGACCAACACCCGGTCCACAGATCCTGAGATCTTCGAGAAACGATACCCCGCTATCCTCCGCGAGTTCAGTGTTCGACGTGGaagtggaggagctggagagtTCACCGGAGGAAACGGTGTTGTTCGTGACATCCAGTTCACTCAACCTGTCCAATGCAGCATTTTGTCTGAACGTCGATCTTCAGCACCTTATGGGATGAAGGGTGGCGAGTCTGGCAAACCCGGTATGAATCTGTGGGTTCGAAAGAACGGTACAACTGCCACTCTTGGAGGTAAGAATACGGTTCGGATGTCTCCTGGTGAGCGAATTATCATCCAGACCcctggtggaggtggataTGGCCatgtcaaggaggacaagtcttccaaggccgaggaaGCTCAGAAATCCGAGACCCACTCCTTCATCCCTCGAGCGTCAGGGTCTATCCATGAGCGTGCCGCTGCCCAGGGGGCTCTTTGA
- a CDS encoding uncharacterized protein (Compare to YALI0E02420g, weakly similar to uniprot|P40557 Saccharomyces cerevisiae YIL005w related to protein disulfide isomerases, similar to Saccharomyces cerevisiae EPS1 (YIL005W); ancestral locus Anc_7.134), with amino-acid sequence MRITRLLLLAAAAVAAVIPTPKPEGEEEAPAPCPEISGKEWETTVAEGTYWVKFYSPQCGHCQMLAPKWERMYQEIGNDVASRHDFHIAAVNCLADGDLCNQENINVYPTLNLYKNGKKVETYDLRKGTQPSRLAKFVEEKIKEASGISKLEGDEEKIASTKKANVNVEGLSVDLNPTNFKALVSDDPTGWYIKYYLPSCPHCVAMDDAWNEVAAKFKNQLNVGEINCAKYADFCRGQGIEYYPAVTFQIGELSVTYNGERTTDALTLFGLQAVEARDMKSVNQLEFEELRQKHPETVSYIYLHDEALFPEDLQALQKFAINVVAHANVYKSDDKKLVDKFSVTRLPALVAVNNDYTDEMSFEVYPEYDVGHLRNSERLLQFARRTWLPLMPELTPINQDSVFADGRIVVLALVDREDKFATKVAIDELKQSATKYFKAKMHARQKELDLLRIQRHSERAKLLKEKDPKLQKKLEKDDTSVPTRPPVQFAWIDADKYSKWIESRFRFNWDDRKANAPIIVIDDAKNVQFFDTDDKNARLEPSDAEQLARVLDLIEKNNSRQLFPRSTRGFFASWFIFVWGLKTYILLVFVLLAVAKMGKRYLRHRRSAATPTLGKWE; translated from the coding sequence ATGAGAATCACACgactgctgttgttggcagCCGCCGCTGTTGCAGCAGTAATTCCCACACCCAAACCCGAAGGTGAAGAGGAGGCCCCTGCGCCTTGCCCCGAGATTTCCGGCAAGGAATGGGAGACCACCGTAGCTGAGGGAACCTACTGGGTCAAGTTCTATTCGCCACAATGCGGCCACTGCCAGATGCTGGCACCAAAGTGGGAACGAATGTACCAGGAAATTGGTAATGACGTTGCATCCCGACACGACTTCCACATTGCTGCTGTCAACTGTCTGGCTGACGGAGACTTGTGTAACCAGGAGAACATCAATGTCTACCCCACCCTCAACCTGTACAAGAACGGAAAGAAGGTAGAGACTTACGATCTGAGAAAGGGGACACAGCCCAGCAGACTGGCAAAGTTTGTGGAGGAAAAAATCAAGGAGGCCTCCGGTATCTCCAAGCTGGAgggagacgaggagaagatcgCTTCCACAAAGAAGGCTAACGTGAACGTTGAGGGACTTTCTGTCGACCTGAACCCCACCAACTTCAAGGCTCTTGTTTCTGATGATCCTACTGGCTGGTACATCAAGTACTACCTTCCCTCGTGTCCTCACTGTGTTGCCATGGATGACGCTTGGAACGAGGTGGCtgccaagttcaagaaccAGCTCAATGTTGGTGAGATTAACTGCGCCAAGTACGCTGATTTTTGCCGAGGCCAGGGTATCGAGTACTATCCCGCCGTGACTTTCCAGATCGGAGAGCTCTCTGTTACATACAACGGCGAGCGAACTACCGATGCTCTGACCCTCTTTGGTCTGCAGGCCGTTGAGGCTCGAGACATGAAGTCCGTCAACCAGCTTGAGTTCGAGGAACTTCGACAGAAGCACCCCGAGACCGTGTCTTACATCTATCTTCACGACGAGGCCCTCTTCCCCGAGGATCTGCAGGCTCTTCAGAAGTTCGCCATTAACGTTGTCGCCCATGCCAATGTCTACAAAAgtgacgacaagaagctggtggacAAGTTTTCTGTCACCCGACTTCCCGCTCTTGTTGCTGTCAACAATGACTACACTGATGAGATGTCCTTTGAGGTCTACCCAGAGTACGATGTTGGCCACCTTCGAAACTCTGAACGACTCCTGCAGTTTGCTCGACGAACTTGGCTCCCTCTCATGCCTGAGCTGACCCCTATCAACCAGGATTCTGTTTTCGCTGACGGCCGAATCGTCGTTCTTGCTCTCGTCGACCGTGAAGACAAATTCGCCACCAAGGTTGCCATCGATGAGCTCAAGCAGTCGGCCACCAAGTActtcaaggccaagatgCATGCTCGACAGAAAGAGTTGGATCTCCTGCGAATCCAACGGCACAGTGAGCGAgccaagctgctcaaggagaaggatcccaagctccagaagaagctcgagaagGATGACACCTCTGTTCCTACCCGACCTCCAGTCCAGTTTGCTTGGATCGACGCCGACAAGTACTCCAAGTGGATAGAGAGCCGATTCCGATTCAACTGGGACGACCGAAAGGCTAACGCTCCTATCATCGTCATTGATGATGCGAAGAACGTTCAGTTCTTTGACACCGACGATAAGAACGCCAGGCTTGAACCCTCTGATGCGGAGCAGCTCGCCCGTGTGCTTGATCTTATTGAGAAGAACAACAGTCGACAGCTCTTCCCGCGAAGCACTCGAGGGTTCTTCGCTTCTTGGTTCATCTTCGTCTGGGGACTTAAGACGTACATTCTTTTGGTTTTCGTGCTCCTGGCCGTTGCCAAGATGGGCAAGCGCTACCTCAGACACCGTCGATCTGCTGCTACCCCCACTCTTGGTAAATGGGAGTAG